A portion of the Pseudarthrobacter defluvii genome contains these proteins:
- a CDS encoding WXG100 family type VII secretion target, which yields MSIISVDTELLQLKSANVQATVDRISADVQTMKRGLDELQGSWRGSAATNFQALITEWTITQGRVEASLASINGALASAAATYAHAEQGNTQRFS from the coding sequence ATGAGCATCATTTCCGTCGACACCGAATTACTGCAGTTGAAGTCCGCCAACGTCCAGGCCACCGTGGACCGGATCAGCGCGGACGTGCAGACCATGAAGCGGGGCCTGGATGAGCTGCAGGGCTCATGGCGGGGTTCGGCAGCCACCAACTTCCAGGCACTCATCACGGAGTGGACCATCACGCAGGGCCGCGTGGAAGCGTCGCTGGCGTCCATCAATGGCGCCCTCGCGTCAGCGGCCGCAACCTACGCCCACGCGGAGCAGGGAAACACGCAGCGGTTCAGCTGA
- a CDS encoding response regulator transcription factor: MNKNGPEARLLVVDDEPNIRELLSTSLRFAGFEVVSAANGRDALAAADTHAPDLAVLDVMLPDMDGFTVTRRLRASGKHFPVLFLTAKDDTEDKVTGLTVGGDDYVTKPFSLDEVVARIRAVLRRTQPLLDDDAVIRVDDLELDDDAHEVRRGGTVIELSPTEFKLLRYLMLNPNRVLSKSQILDHVWEYNFNGDASIVESYISYLRRKVDIDPDAPALIQTKRGVGYVLRTAEKR; this comes from the coding sequence ATGAACAAGAACGGTCCAGAAGCCAGGCTGCTCGTCGTTGATGATGAACCCAACATCCGCGAGCTCCTCTCCACGTCACTGCGGTTCGCCGGCTTCGAAGTGGTCTCTGCAGCGAACGGACGGGATGCCCTGGCAGCGGCCGATACCCACGCCCCGGACCTGGCCGTGCTGGACGTCATGCTCCCCGACATGGACGGGTTCACCGTGACCCGCCGGCTCCGCGCCTCCGGAAAACACTTCCCCGTCCTCTTCCTCACGGCAAAGGACGACACCGAGGACAAGGTGACCGGGCTGACCGTGGGCGGGGACGACTACGTCACCAAGCCCTTCAGCCTGGACGAAGTGGTGGCCCGCATCCGGGCGGTGCTCCGCCGGACGCAGCCCCTGCTGGACGACGACGCGGTGATCCGCGTTGACGACCTGGAACTCGACGACGACGCGCACGAGGTACGGCGCGGCGGCACGGTCATCGAACTCTCCCCCACCGAGTTCAAGCTGCTGCGCTACCTCATGCTCAATCCCAACCGCGTGCTGTCCAAGTCGCAGATCCTGGACCACGTCTGGGAGTACAACTTCAACGGCGACGCCTCCATCGTGGAGTCTTACATCTCCTACCTGCGCCGGAAAGTGGACATCGACCCCGACGCACCGGCCCTGATCCAGACCAAGCGCGGCGTGGGCTACGTCCTGCGGACGGCTGAAAAGCGCTGA
- a CDS encoding DUF427 domain-containing protein, producing MRTRMVPVAPGPGQESVWDYPRPPRIEASSERIRIVLGGEVILDTTDSLRVLETSHPPVYYILQSAFAAGALEQSSGSSFCEFKGAAKYLTVRGGGKEADSAAWSYPEPASGFEALAGRVAVYPGRMDYCEVDGERVTAQPGRFYGGWITSRVVGPFKGEPGTMDW from the coding sequence ATGAGAACACGAATGGTCCCGGTGGCGCCCGGACCCGGGCAGGAATCGGTGTGGGACTATCCCCGCCCGCCCCGGATCGAAGCCAGCAGCGAGCGCATCCGCATCGTCCTGGGCGGCGAAGTCATCCTTGACACCACAGATTCGCTCCGGGTCCTCGAGACCAGCCATCCGCCGGTGTACTACATCCTCCAGTCAGCATTTGCCGCCGGCGCACTCGAGCAGTCCTCGGGCAGCAGCTTCTGCGAGTTCAAGGGCGCGGCGAAGTACCTGACAGTCCGCGGCGGCGGGAAGGAAGCGGACAGCGCCGCATGGTCCTACCCGGAGCCGGCGTCAGGTTTTGAGGCACTTGCTGGCCGGGTGGCCGTCTATCCAGGCCGAATGGACTACTGCGAGGTGGATGGTGAGCGGGTCACTGCCCAGCCCGGCCGCTTCTATGGCGGCTGGATCACCAGCCGGGTAGTGGGGCCCTTCAAAGGTGAACCCGGGACGATGGACTGGTAG
- a CDS encoding sensor histidine kinase, translating to MLKRWKSASLRSQLVAMIMALLIVALTVTGAVTLTLLHSYLQGQVDDKLNAAVDSARKQRSFTQLQAPNPIPTDYSLMLFTPGEQPYTFGGDPDDHPDISNISVEQAQALQLVPFQVRGTDGENWRVVAVTVQNGPTTSVVVIGLPLESVDDVLKHATLVVTGVGLLTLLLASLIASWTVSRAFRPLARVEKTAAAIAAGDLSRRVEVENPATELGRLSSSLNAMLAHIETAFAARTASEARMRRFAADASHELRTPLVTIRGFSELYRHGALATDEDVATAMGRIESEAKRMGSMVEDLLLLARLDEQRPLQQKPVDLQLVAHDAVVDTQASDRSRAITLTGLDGGAAAPAPVLGDEAKLRQVVGNLVGNALRYTPEGSPIELAVGVRRTDGGERSVIEVRDHGPGISEDDAAKVFERFYRADTSRTRETGGSGLGLAIVAAIVGSHGGTVRVQKTDGGGATLVVSLPRRDDTPGSNSDDGEDAADDSTAPAAGSDGSVIHI from the coding sequence TTGCTCAAGCGGTGGAAGTCGGCCTCGCTCAGGTCGCAGCTGGTGGCCATGATCATGGCCCTGCTGATCGTGGCCCTGACGGTGACCGGCGCGGTGACGCTGACCTTGCTCCACAGCTACCTCCAGGGCCAGGTGGACGACAAACTGAACGCCGCCGTCGACTCTGCCCGGAAACAGCGCTCGTTCACCCAACTGCAGGCACCCAACCCCATCCCCACCGACTATTCCCTGATGCTCTTCACCCCGGGTGAGCAGCCGTACACCTTCGGCGGAGACCCGGACGACCACCCCGACATCAGCAACATTTCGGTGGAGCAGGCCCAGGCGCTCCAGCTGGTTCCGTTCCAGGTCCGCGGGACGGACGGCGAAAACTGGAGGGTGGTGGCGGTGACCGTCCAGAACGGCCCCACCACGTCCGTCGTGGTGATCGGGCTGCCCTTGGAGAGCGTCGACGACGTCCTAAAGCACGCCACCCTGGTGGTCACCGGCGTCGGCCTGCTGACCCTGCTTCTCGCCTCGCTCATAGCCAGCTGGACCGTCTCGCGCGCCTTCCGGCCGCTGGCCAGGGTGGAAAAGACAGCCGCCGCCATTGCCGCCGGCGACCTCTCCCGGCGTGTGGAAGTCGAAAACCCTGCCACGGAGCTGGGCCGGCTGAGCAGTTCCCTGAACGCCATGCTGGCGCACATCGAGACCGCCTTCGCGGCGCGGACCGCCTCGGAAGCAAGGATGCGCCGCTTTGCCGCTGATGCGTCCCACGAGCTGCGCACACCCCTGGTGACCATCCGCGGGTTCTCCGAGCTCTACCGCCACGGCGCCCTGGCCACTGACGAGGACGTGGCCACCGCCATGGGCCGCATCGAAAGCGAAGCCAAACGCATGGGTTCCATGGTGGAGGACCTGCTGCTGCTGGCCCGCCTGGATGAGCAGCGGCCGCTGCAGCAGAAGCCGGTGGACCTGCAACTGGTTGCCCATGACGCGGTGGTGGACACCCAGGCCAGCGACCGTTCCAGGGCGATCACGCTCACCGGCCTCGACGGCGGAGCAGCGGCCCCGGCCCCGGTCCTTGGAGATGAGGCCAAGCTGCGCCAGGTGGTGGGCAACCTGGTGGGCAATGCCTTGCGCTACACGCCGGAGGGCAGCCCCATCGAACTGGCCGTCGGGGTCCGCCGGACCGACGGCGGCGAACGGTCCGTCATCGAAGTACGGGACCATGGGCCGGGCATCTCCGAAGACGACGCCGCCAAGGTCTTTGAGCGCTTCTACCGGGCGGACACCTCCCGGACCAGGGAGACGGGCGGCAGCGGCCTGGGGCTGGCCATCGTGGCAGCAATCGTCGGATCCCACGGCGGCACAGTGCGGGTGCAGAAGACCGACGGCGGCGGCGCCACCCTGGTGGTCAGCCTCCCGCGGCGGGACGACACGCCGGGCAGTAACAGCGACGACGGGGAAGACGCCGCTGACGACAGTACCGCCCCCGCGGCGGGCAGTGACGGATCGGTTATCCACATATAG
- a CDS encoding DNA repair helicase XPB, with protein MTDGPLIVQSDKTILLEVDHELATEARHAIAPFAELERAPEHMHSYRLTPLGLWNARAAGLDAEKVLDALLKYSRFPVPHSLLIDIEETMSRYGRLRLEKDPRHGLVMRTDDYPVLEEVIRAKKIAPLLGPRIDGETVVVHASQRGQLKQLLLKLGWPAEDLAGYVDGTPHLISLNEDGWQLRPYQRLASENFWAGGSGVVVLPCGAGKTLVGAAAMATGSTTTLILVTNTVAARQWKDELIKRTSLTEDEVGEYSGALKEVRPVTIATYQVLTTKRGGIYPHLELVDGHDWGLIIYDEVHLLPAPIFRMTADLQARRRLGLTATLVREDGREGEVFSLIGPKRYDAPWKDIESQGYIAPADCVEVRVDLPKDERVAYAMADDADKYRLCATSESKTQVVEELVARHAGEQLLVIGQYIDQLDELGERLQAPVIKGDTSVKVRQKLFDAFRAGELQTLVVSKVANFSIDLPEASVAIQVSGSFGSRQEEAQRLGRLLRPKKDGRAARFYSLVARDTLDQDFAAKRQRFLAEQGYAYRIMDAKDVAAAD; from the coding sequence GTGACCGACGGACCCCTGATCGTCCAAAGCGACAAGACCATCCTCCTTGAGGTGGACCACGAACTGGCCACCGAGGCCCGGCACGCCATTGCACCCTTCGCCGAGCTGGAACGTGCACCCGAGCACATGCACAGCTACCGGCTGACCCCGCTGGGGCTGTGGAACGCCCGCGCCGCCGGGCTGGACGCCGAAAAGGTGCTGGACGCCCTCCTGAAGTACTCCCGCTTCCCGGTTCCGCATTCGCTGCTGATCGACATCGAGGAAACCATGTCCCGGTACGGCCGGCTGCGCCTCGAAAAGGACCCGCGCCACGGATTGGTCATGCGGACGGACGACTACCCGGTCCTGGAGGAAGTTATCCGGGCCAAGAAGATCGCCCCGCTGCTGGGGCCCAGGATCGACGGCGAGACCGTAGTGGTGCACGCCTCCCAGCGCGGCCAGCTCAAGCAGCTGCTGCTGAAGCTTGGCTGGCCGGCGGAGGATCTGGCCGGTTACGTGGACGGCACCCCGCACCTGATTTCGCTCAATGAAGACGGCTGGCAGCTCCGGCCGTACCAGCGCCTGGCCAGCGAAAACTTCTGGGCAGGCGGCAGCGGAGTGGTGGTCCTGCCCTGCGGCGCCGGCAAAACCCTGGTGGGGGCCGCGGCCATGGCCACCGGTTCCACCACCACGCTGATCCTGGTGACGAACACGGTGGCCGCCCGGCAGTGGAAGGACGAGCTGATCAAGCGCACCTCCCTGACCGAGGACGAGGTGGGCGAATACTCCGGTGCCCTCAAGGAGGTGCGGCCGGTGACCATTGCCACCTACCAGGTGCTCACCACCAAACGGGGCGGCATCTATCCGCACCTGGAGCTGGTGGACGGCCACGACTGGGGACTGATCATCTATGACGAGGTCCACCTCCTTCCGGCACCGATCTTCAGAATGACCGCAGACCTGCAGGCCCGGCGGCGCCTCGGGCTGACTGCCACCCTGGTCCGGGAGGACGGCCGCGAGGGCGAAGTCTTCAGCCTGATCGGGCCAAAACGGTACGACGCACCCTGGAAGGACATCGAGTCCCAGGGCTACATCGCGCCGGCGGACTGCGTGGAGGTCCGGGTGGATCTGCCAAAGGATGAACGTGTTGCCTATGCCATGGCTGATGACGCGGACAAGTACCGGCTGTGCGCCACCTCGGAGTCGAAAACCCAGGTAGTGGAGGAGCTGGTGGCCCGGCACGCGGGTGAACAGCTGCTGGTGATCGGCCAGTACATCGACCAGCTGGATGAGCTCGGCGAGCGCCTGCAGGCACCCGTCATCAAGGGCGACACATCGGTCAAAGTACGGCAGAAGCTCTTTGATGCATTCCGTGCCGGGGAGCTGCAGACCCTGGTGGTGTCCAAGGTGGCCAACTTCTCCATCGACCTGCCTGAGGCCTCGGTGGCCATCCAGGTCTCGGGCTCGTTCGGTTCCCGGCAGGAGGAGGCCCAACGGCTGGGCCGGCTGCTGCGGCCCAAGAAGGACGGGCGGGCGGCCCGCTTCTACTCCCTCGTGGCACGCGACACCCTGGACCAGGACTTCGCGGCCAAGCGCCAGAGGTTCCTGGCCGAGCAAGGGTATGCCTACCGGATCATGGACGCCAAGGACGTGGCCGCAGCGGACTAG